The following are encoded together in the Pleurocapsa sp. FMAR1 genome:
- a CDS encoding DUF421 domain-containing protein: MIASIRETINLALGLDIKQLEYLNIWQMGLRAAVIYVAALVMVRMVGDRRFIGKYAALDVILSIIFGSTLSRAINGTSAFFESIFAAFILVVMHWFFAAVAFHFSRLESKIKGRSRILIKDGQLCPKAMQTSHITKKDLESTLRVQCQIDKLERVEKACLERNGEISFSLRAKLASNYLLLANFETKSTLTHRAKLPFSRKPSVCLITASLFIIKL; the protein is encoded by the coding sequence ATGATTGCTTCAATAAGAGAGACAATCAACTTAGCTTTGGGATTAGATATCAAACAGCTAGAATATCTAAATATATGGCAAATGGGACTAAGAGCAGCAGTTATTTATGTAGCTGCATTGGTCATGGTTAGAATGGTTGGCGATCGCCGTTTTATTGGCAAATATGCTGCTCTTGATGTAATTCTTAGTATTATTTTTGGTTCTACTCTTAGTCGCGCAATTAACGGAACTTCTGCTTTTTTTGAGTCGATTTTTGCTGCCTTTATTTTAGTGGTAATGCACTGGTTTTTCGCGGCGGTAGCCTTTCATTTTAGTAGACTGGAAAGTAAAATAAAAGGGCGATCGCGAATATTGATTAAAGATGGTCAACTATGCCCCAAAGCTATGCAAACTAGTCACATAACTAAAAAAGATTTGGAATCTACTTTACGTGTTCAATGTCAAATAGATAAACTTGAACGTGTTGAAAAAGCTTGTCTGGAAAGAAATGGCGAAATAAGCTTTAGTTTGAGGGCAAAATTGGCTAGTAATTATTTATTACTAGCCAATTTTGAAACTAAATCTACACTTACTCATCGAGCAAAATTACCATTTTCTAGAAAGCCGAGCGTCTGCTTAATAACAGCATCACTATTCATCATAAAACTATGA
- a CDS encoding ribonuclease III family protein yields the protein MKEKLPQFKNPALFNLALTHRSYTNEHSLQEDNERLEFLGDAVLGFVIAQMLYTMYPGINEAQLTHLRSRLVDEKQLGQLGAEFGLGELMLLGKGAAKGGGRNNPSLLNDTFEATLGAYFLDAGIEPVRLYIIKIFKPLVEKLVNDSSTSDLNTSGNVIQPQETFIDSKNRFQQWTLAHYQAKPIYQIIAESGPDHAKQFTAQVLVLDRVFGVGVGHRKQEAEKKAAEVAFAKVNSDLI from the coding sequence ATGAAGGAAAAACTACCGCAATTTAAAAATCCTGCACTGTTTAATTTAGCATTAACCCATCGCTCTTATACAAATGAACATTCATTACAAGAAGATAACGAACGCCTAGAATTTTTGGGAGATGCTGTTCTAGGTTTTGTTATTGCCCAAATGCTCTATACGATGTATCCTGGCATCAATGAAGCTCAATTAACTCACTTGCGATCGCGCCTGGTAGACGAAAAACAGCTAGGTCAGCTAGGTGCAGAATTTGGTCTTGGGGAACTAATGCTTTTAGGCAAAGGTGCAGCCAAAGGCGGTGGCAGAAACAATCCTTCTTTGCTCAACGATACCTTCGAGGCTACTTTGGGTGCCTATTTTCTGGATGCAGGAATTGAACCAGTCCGTCTATATATTATCAAGATTTTTAAACCGCTGGTAGAAAAGCTAGTCAATGATTCATCAACCTCAGACTTAAATACATCAGGCAATGTGATCCAACCTCAAGAGACGTTTATCGACAGCAAAAATCGTTTTCAACAGTGGACATTAGCTCATTATCAGGCAAAACCAATCTATCAAATTATTGCAGAATCAGGCCCAGATCATGCTAAACAATTTACAGCGCAGGTATTAGTTTTAGATCGGGTTTTTGGTGTAGGAGTTGGTCATCGCAAACAAGAAGCTGAAAAAAAAGCAGCAGAAGTGGCGTTTGCCAAAGTAAATTCAGATTTAATCTGA
- a CDS encoding DUF2470 domain-containing protein encodes MSESITPSISDRICKHMNKDHSDAIALYAKAFGNKPQTEIATLESIDPQGMNISAQIAGETVPVRVEFDHTLKNAEDAHHTLVAMIKQARTTASN; translated from the coding sequence ATGTCTGAATCTATTACTCCCTCTATTAGCGATCGCATTTGCAAACACATGAATAAAGATCACTCTGACGCAATCGCTTTATATGCAAAAGCCTTTGGCAATAAGCCCCAGACAGAAATTGCCACTCTAGAGTCCATCGATCCTCAAGGGATGAATATCTCGGCTCAAATTGCAGGGGAAACCGTTCCCGTAAGAGTTGAATTTGACCATACTCTCAAGAATGCTGAGGATGCTCATCATACATTGGTAGCCATGATTAAACAGGCGCGGACGACAGCTTCAAATTAG
- a CDS encoding dipeptide epimerase has translation MKLIVQTFTVHKKFALQISRGTTAQSTNIWLRIQQDNIEGWGEASPFSIDNRPQNTSALMSQLEQLIPLLETFHPLQRQEIREKLDKLKVLSGIQAAVDMALYDWLGKKAGLPLWQIWGLNCDRIVPISVTIGISTPEAAVTRLKDWQSTLEVKMIKLKLGNPQGIEADKAMLTAIRQVAPKTRLMVDANGGWSFDDAVKMSHWLAQQRVEYIEQPLPVADDHQLAALSDSSPLPIFVDESCFTSADILRLANSVAGINLKIMKTGGLTEAMQAIQIAKACNLKVMFGCYSDSSLANTAMAHLAPWADYLDLDSHLNLIDDPFEGATIKSGCLLPNAQPGLGVRYSADS, from the coding sequence ATGAAATTAATAGTTCAAACTTTTACCGTTCACAAAAAATTTGCCTTGCAGATTAGTCGGGGGACAACGGCGCAGAGTACAAATATTTGGTTGCGTATTCAACAAGACAATATTGAAGGATGGGGAGAAGCGTCACCGTTTTCTATTGATAATCGACCTCAAAATACTTCTGCCCTTATGTCGCAATTAGAGCAGCTTATTCCATTATTAGAAACTTTTCATCCTCTACAAAGACAAGAAATCAGAGAAAAACTAGATAAATTAAAGGTTCTTTCTGGGATTCAAGCAGCCGTAGATATGGCTCTTTATGACTGGTTGGGCAAAAAAGCTGGTTTACCTCTGTGGCAAATTTGGGGTTTAAATTGCGATCGCATTGTACCTATATCTGTAACTATTGGCATCAGCACCCCAGAAGCAGCAGTTACCAGGCTCAAAGACTGGCAAAGTACTTTGGAAGTTAAAATGATCAAGCTTAAGCTAGGAAATCCCCAAGGAATAGAGGCAGATAAAGCTATGTTAACCGCAATTCGCCAAGTAGCACCCAAAACTAGACTGATGGTTGATGCTAATGGTGGCTGGAGTTTTGATGATGCGGTTAAAATGTCTCACTGGTTGGCACAGCAGAGAGTGGAATATATTGAACAGCCTTTGCCTGTAGCAGATGATCATCAGCTAGCAGCGTTGTCAGATAGCTCTCCCTTACCGATATTTGTCGATGAAAGTTGTTTTACCAGTGCAGACATTCTACGACTGGCAAACTCGGTGGCAGGAATTAATCTTAAAATTATGAAGACTGGAGGATTAACCGAAGCGATGCAGGCAATTCAAATTGCCAAAGCCTGTAATTTAAAAGTTATGTTTGGCTGCTATTCAGATAGTAGCTTGGCTAATACAGCTATGGCGCATCTTGCTCCTTGGGCAGATTATTTAGACTTAGATAGTCATCTAAACTTAATAGATGACCCCTTCGAGGGAGCAACTATAAAATCAGGATGTTTGTTACCCAACGCTCAACCAGGATTAGGAGTAAGGTACAGTGCTGACAGCTAA
- a CDS encoding DUF1611 domain-containing protein translates to MLTAKNRVAILLEGGIKGDHGKTGLAFLRYSNTQMVAAIDRACAGQSLAELTKIEHDIPIVADVQAALAYKPDALLIGIAPSGGQLPGELQQEVEIAIKEGLSIINGLHTLLAPQFPDLIPGQWIWDIRQEPLGLTIGQGKAKSLAAQRILTVGTDMAIGKMSTSLEIYRAALRQGIKAQFVATGQAGIAIAGQGIALDAVRVDFAAGAVEKTVIELGKDQDLVIIEGQGSLLHPGSTATLPLIRGSQPTGLILVHRAGAKHIRDLPDIMIPPLPEVIKLYETVASAGGTFGDVKVKAIALNTFDMDTITAQEAIKFTSKLTGLPCSDAVRFGGETLLSVIS, encoded by the coding sequence GTGCTGACAGCTAAAAACCGCGTAGCAATTTTGTTAGAAGGGGGAATTAAAGGCGATCATGGTAAAACTGGATTAGCTTTTCTGCGCTATAGCAATACACAAATGGTTGCAGCAATCGATCGCGCCTGTGCGGGACAATCCTTAGCTGAGTTAACAAAAATTGAACATGATATTCCTATCGTCGCTGATGTCCAAGCAGCGTTGGCTTATAAACCCGATGCTCTACTAATTGGCATTGCTCCTTCAGGTGGTCAACTACCTGGGGAGCTTCAGCAAGAGGTAGAAATTGCTATCAAAGAGGGTTTATCAATTATCAATGGTTTGCATACTCTACTTGCGCCTCAGTTTCCTGATTTGATTCCAGGACAATGGATTTGGGATATTCGCCAAGAGCCTTTAGGGTTAACTATTGGTCAAGGTAAAGCAAAATCCCTTGCTGCTCAAAGAATCCTAACCGTTGGTACAGATATGGCAATCGGTAAGATGTCGACGAGTTTGGAAATATATCGCGCAGCCTTGAGGCAGGGAATTAAAGCCCAGTTTGTTGCCACAGGACAAGCAGGAATTGCGATCGCCGGTCAGGGAATTGCTCTAGATGCGGTGCGGGTAGACTTTGCTGCGGGGGCGGTTGAAAAAACCGTGATCGAATTAGGCAAAGACCAAGACCTAGTAATTATTGAAGGTCAGGGTTCGCTTTTACATCCAGGCTCGACAGCAACCTTACCCCTAATTCGTGGTAGCCAGCCTACGGGCTTAATTTTAGTCCATCGTGCGGGAGCAAAACATATCCGCGATTTACCTGATATTATGATTCCTCCTTTGCCAGAGGTAATTAAACTCTACGAAACCGTAGCCAGTGCAGGAGGAACGTTTGGTGATGTGAAAGTAAAAGCGATCGCGCTTAACACTTTTGACATGGATACTATCACAGCCCAAGAAGCAATCAAATTTACTTCAAAATTAACAGGATTACCCTGTAGTGATGCTGTTCGTTTTGGAGGAGAAACTTTGTTATCAGTAATCAGTTAG
- the serS gene encoding serine--tRNA ligase — translation MLDLKLIRANPQHIQELINRRNGNYDIQPIIELDSASRELETNRSQLSARGNEIGKLIGKKIGSGSDPQGDEINQLKAEGNDIKTQLSELEPQERELKAKIEALLLELPNLPDESVPVGKSEDDNVEIKRWGNEYITDSENVLPHWEIGEKLGILDFKRAVKVAQSRFVNLVGAGAALERALINFMLDKQIEAGYIEVMPPILVNSDSLQGTGQLPKFAEDSFKCSNDDLWLTPTAEVPVTNFYRDEVLEDTELPIRHCAYTPCFRREAGSAGRDSRGLIRLHQFNKVELVKVVAPETSDAEHQTLVANAEAILQALKLPYRILELCTGDIGFGAAKCFDLEVWLPSAKMYREISSCSNCKDFQARRANIRFKQAGKKGTQYVHTLNGSGLAIGRTMAAVLENYQQPDGTVKIPDVLQAYLKREIL, via the coding sequence GTGCTAGATCTCAAACTAATTAGAGCCAACCCTCAACACATTCAAGAATTAATTAATCGTCGTAATGGTAATTATGACATCCAGCCAATTATAGAATTAGATAGTGCTTCTAGAGAGCTAGAAACTAACCGCAGCCAACTTAGCGCGAGAGGTAACGAAATTGGCAAACTGATTGGCAAGAAGATTGGTAGCGGTAGCGATCCTCAAGGAGATGAGATAAATCAGCTTAAGGCTGAGGGTAACGACATAAAAACCCAGTTAAGTGAATTAGAACCCCAAGAAAGAGAATTAAAAGCCAAGATTGAAGCTCTTTTATTAGAATTACCTAATTTACCTGATGAATCTGTCCCCGTTGGTAAAAGCGAGGACGATAACGTAGAGATAAAACGCTGGGGCAATGAATATATAACTGATAGCGAGAATGTATTGCCTCATTGGGAAATAGGCGAAAAATTAGGTATCTTAGATTTTAAACGGGCAGTGAAAGTAGCCCAGAGTCGCTTTGTTAATTTAGTTGGCGCAGGGGCAGCATTAGAAAGGGCTTTGATTAACTTTATGCTAGATAAGCAAATTGAGGCTGGTTATATTGAAGTGATGCCTCCTATATTAGTAAATAGCGATTCTTTACAGGGTACAGGTCAGTTACCAAAGTTTGCTGAAGATAGCTTTAAATGCAGCAACGATGATTTATGGTTGACTCCTACTGCTGAAGTACCTGTTACCAACTTCTATCGAGATGAGGTTTTAGAAGATACAGAGTTACCGATTCGTCATTGTGCTTATACTCCCTGTTTTAGAAGAGAAGCAGGCAGCGCGGGTAGAGATAGCAGAGGTTTGATTAGGCTACACCAGTTTAATAAAGTAGAGCTGGTTAAAGTAGTTGCCCCTGAAACTTCTGATGCCGAACATCAAACTTTGGTAGCTAATGCTGAAGCAATTTTACAAGCTTTAAAACTACCTTACCGTATCTTAGAACTCTGCACAGGAGATATTGGTTTTGGGGCTGCAAAATGCTTTGACCTAGAGGTGTGGTTGCCCTCGGCAAAAATGTATCGTGAAATCTCTAGCTGTTCTAACTGTAAAGATTTTCAAGCCCGTCGCGCTAATATTCGTTTTAAACAAGCAGGTAAAAAAGGAACACAGTATGTTCATACCCTCAATGGTTCGGGTTTAGCAATTGGACGCACTATGGCAGCAGTATTAGAAAACTATCAGCAGCCTGATGGCACAGTTAAAATACCTGATGTGCTGCAAGCATATTTAAAGCGAGAAATTTTATAG
- the thyX gene encoding FAD-dependent thymidylate synthase, protein MHRDPLNDSKSRIELINSMGSDLSIVNDARASFEKSSDVLSEKDIKLINYLIKHQHTSPFRGVIFKFKVKAPLYICRQWWKHVIASNHNEEQLGWNEKSFRYVSIDDSNEFYIPPTFRQQSKNNKQATLGSLEPEANQKAIAVYQKQCENSYQAYSQLLELGVGREQARGVLVPSVYTSWVWTVSLQALLNFIGLRLGKGAQSEIGAYASAIAELIEPIVPVSMAAWSDRVQE, encoded by the coding sequence ATGCACAGAGATCCATTAAATGATAGCAAAAGTAGAATTGAGCTTATCAATTCCATGGGCAGCGATTTAAGTATAGTTAATGATGCCAGAGCATCTTTTGAAAAAAGTTCTGATGTACTGAGTGAAAAAGATATTAAACTAATTAATTATTTGATTAAGCATCAGCACACATCACCCTTTAGGGGAGTCATCTTTAAGTTTAAAGTAAAAGCACCTCTCTATATATGTCGCCAGTGGTGGAAACACGTGATTGCCAGCAATCATAATGAGGAGCAACTTGGCTGGAATGAAAAAAGTTTTCGCTATGTATCAATTGATGACAGCAACGAATTTTATATTCCTCCCACTTTTAGACAGCAATCGAAAAACAATAAGCAGGCTACTCTTGGTAGTTTAGAACCCGAAGCCAACCAAAAGGCGATCGCCGTATACCAAAAACAATGCGAAAATAGCTATCAGGCATATTCCCAGCTTTTAGAGTTAGGCGTTGGTAGAGAGCAGGCTAGAGGGGTTCTAGTTCCTTCTGTCTACACTTCCTGGGTCTGGACAGTCAGTTTACAGGCTCTTTTGAACTTTATTGGCTTACGTTTGGGAAAAGGGGCGCAAAGCGAAATTGGAGCTTATGCCAGTGCGATCGCTGAGTTAATTGAACCAATTGTGCCAGTATCAATGGCAGCTTGGTCCGATCGTGTTCAGGAATAA
- the dcd gene encoding dCTP deaminase, whose translation MIKNDKWIIKQACQGMISPFEEKSIRKAVLGAEQAVSTISWGLSSYGYDIRLSPHDFRIFRHIPGTIIDPKKFNPKNLEQAELHSDDDGSSYFIIPANSYGLGASLESIKMPANVTAICLGKSTYARVGVIANTTPLEASWQGKSITLEFSNASSADVKIYANEGVVQLLFFEGEACETTYADRGGKYQNQGSGVTLPKV comes from the coding sequence ATGATTAAAAATGATAAGTGGATTATCAAGCAAGCCTGTCAAGGTATGATTTCTCCTTTTGAGGAAAAATCAATTAGAAAAGCAGTTTTGGGTGCAGAACAAGCAGTATCTACTATCAGTTGGGGTTTAAGTTCTTATGGCTACGATATTCGTCTGTCTCCTCACGATTTTAGGATATTTCGCCATATTCCAGGAACTATTATAGATCCCAAAAAGTTTAATCCCAAAAACTTGGAACAGGCAGAGTTACACAGTGATGACGATGGCTCATCCTACTTTATTATCCCTGCTAATAGTTATGGCTTAGGAGCGTCCTTAGAAAGTATTAAAATGCCTGCCAATGTCACCGCTATTTGCTTGGGTAAATCAACTTATGCCAGAGTAGGAGTTATCGCCAATACTACGCCTCTAGAAGCTTCCTGGCAGGGAAAAAGTATTACTTTAGAATTTAGCAATGCTTCTAGTGCTGACGTAAAAATTTACGCTAATGAGGGCGTGGTGCAGCTATTATTTTTCGAGGGAGAAGCTTGTGAAACAACCTACGCAGATCGTGGCGGTAAATATCAAAATCAAGGTTCTGGTGTTACCCTACCCAAAGTCTAA
- a CDS encoding Uma2 family endonuclease, with translation MIETIDIRALANPITESQFEQLCAQNRDTKFEMTSQGKLIVMSPTGSESGRQNADLLTQISIWNRQTKLGVVFDSSTGFTLPNSAKRSPDVSWIKKCRWDKLTMEQKRKFAPIAPDFVLELLSPNDRLLDVQSKMMSDPASRELEFAAVRSERRGSPEPGARERAKMKEYQESGVKLGWLIYPDEKRVEIYRLGKDVEVIISPPSLSGEDLMPELIVELDEVFTS, from the coding sequence ATGATTGAAACCATTGACATCAGGGCCTTAGCTAATCCCATTACCGAATCACAATTTGAGCAACTATGCGCTCAGAATCGGGATACAAAATTTGAGATGACTAGCCAAGGAAAATTAATTGTAATGTCGCCAACAGGTAGTGAAAGTGGAAGACAAAATGCCGATTTATTGACTCAAATTAGTATTTGGAATCGCCAAACAAAGCTGGGTGTAGTATTTGATTCGTCTACTGGTTTTACTTTACCTAATAGTGCCAAACGTTCTCCTGATGTTAGCTGGATTAAAAAATGTCGTTGGGATAAATTAACTATGGAACAAAAAAGAAAATTTGCCCCCATAGCACCAGACTTTGTATTAGAATTGCTTTCTCCCAATGATCGCCTGCTAGATGTGCAAAGCAAGATGATGAGCGACCCCGCGTCGCGCGAACTGGAGTTCGCCGCCGTTCGGTCAGAACGTCGAGGCTCTCCAGAGCCTGGCGCAAGGGAACGCGCGAAGATGAAAGAATATCAAGAATCTGGTGTCAAACTAGGTTGGCTGATTTACCCTGATGAGAAAAGAGTAGAAATTTACCGTTTAGGCAAAGATGTAGAGGTAATTATTTCACCTCCCAGCCTGTCTGGTGAGGATTTAATGCCTGAGTTGATTGTTGAGTTGGACGAAGTATTTACAAGCTAA
- the arfB gene encoding alternative ribosome rescue aminoacyl-tRNA hydrolase ArfB: MLKISEQIAIPDNEIEIKAVRSQGAGGQNVNKVSTAIHLRFDIKASSLPYLFKEKLLKLSESRISKDGVIVIKAQQFRTQQQNKEDALKRLKQVIKTALIRKNKRIATKPTKGAKRRRLDRKTKRSQLKASRKKVDYD; the protein is encoded by the coding sequence GTGTTAAAAATTTCAGAGCAAATTGCTATTCCCGACAACGAAATAGAGATCAAGGCGGTTCGCTCTCAAGGTGCGGGTGGTCAAAATGTTAACAAAGTTTCAACTGCTATACATCTGCGTTTCGACATTAAGGCATCTTCACTTCCTTATCTTTTTAAGGAAAAGCTTTTAAAACTCAGCGAGTCGAGAATCTCGAAAGACGGGGTAATTGTAATTAAAGCACAACAATTTCGTACCCAGCAGCAAAACAAAGAAGATGCTCTTAAACGACTCAAACAAGTCATCAAAACCGCATTAATTCGTAAGAATAAGAGAATAGCCACTAAACCAACTAAAGGAGCTAAAAGAAGACGATTAGATCGCAAAACCAAACGAAGTCAATTAAAGGCATCAAGAAAAAAAGTTGACTATGATTAG
- the mutS gene encoding DNA mismatch repair protein MutS, with amino-acid sequence MPSDKHNTTDKNIITDCRNIDKSKLSPMYQHYVEVKEKYPNALLLYRVGDFFECFFQDAVTIARELELVQTSKEGGKELGRVAMTGVPHHALERYSTMLVEKGYAVAICDQVEDAATAAAEKRNLVKREIQKLLTPGTLTDDGMLQARQNNFLAAIVIAGEHWGLAYADISTGEFFTSQSSELSSLTLELLRLQPSEVLLPANAPDVSGLLRPGEKSEYLADYLPDSFCYSLRSQQPFTLIEASQRLKDTFGVSSLEGMGCANIPLGVRAAGGLLEYVEDTQKAYQVTLQPLRTYSLADYLILDHQTRRNLEITQTIRDGTFHGSLLWALDRTSTAMGGRALRRWILQPLIDIKGIGARQDTIKELVENTSMRQDLRSMLRKIYDIERLSGRVASGTANARDLLALSESLIKLSDLSAIASFGSSPYLKALHKIPPELEQLGVYVVERLVESPPQHLKEGGIIKDGIDSRLDEIRQRLEDDKQWLTNLEVTERERVGVANIKVGYNKTFGYYISMPRSKASQAPDNYQRKQTLTNEERYITSELKERETRILTAKDDLNNLEYDIFTELRATVAEKAQEIRSISKAVAAVDVLAGLAEVAVYQNYCCPQMVTGREINILEGRHPVVEQSLGEGFFVPNSVQMGNPLQPTSEKDLNPPQPPLIKGGTYPDLIILTGPNASGKSCYIRQIGLIQLIAQIGSYVPATEAKLAICDRIFTRVGAVDDLATGQSTFMVEMNETANILNHATPKSLILLDEIGRGTATFDGLSIAWAVAEYLATDIQGRTIFATHYHELNELASILTNVANYQVTVKEMADKIIFLHQVCAGGASKSYGIEAGRLAGLPASVISRARQVMGQIEKHSKIALGLRKGIEQIQPKKNDDGKTMEQLDIFED; translated from the coding sequence ATGCCCTCTGACAAGCATAATACAACAGATAAAAACATCATTACCGACTGCCGTAATATTGATAAATCAAAGCTTTCACCGATGTACCAACATTATGTTGAAGTGAAAGAAAAGTATCCTAATGCTTTATTGTTGTATCGGGTTGGAGATTTTTTTGAATGCTTTTTTCAGGATGCTGTAACGATCGCCAGAGAATTAGAGCTAGTTCAAACCAGCAAGGAAGGGGGAAAAGAATTAGGCAGAGTGGCAATGACAGGAGTACCCCATCATGCTTTAGAACGTTATAGTACGATGCTGGTGGAAAAGGGTTATGCGGTGGCAATTTGCGATCAGGTAGAAGATGCTGCTACTGCTGCTGCGGAAAAACGGAACTTAGTCAAAAGGGAGATTCAAAAGTTACTTACCCCTGGTACTCTTACTGATGATGGAATGTTGCAAGCCCGTCAAAATAATTTCCTGGCTGCCATCGTCATTGCAGGAGAACATTGGGGTTTGGCTTATGCAGACATATCTACGGGAGAGTTTTTTACTAGTCAGTCCAGCGAATTGAGTTCCTTAACTTTAGAGTTGCTGCGTTTACAGCCATCAGAAGTATTATTACCCGCTAATGCCCCAGATGTTAGTGGTTTACTACGCCCAGGTGAGAAATCTGAGTATTTAGCTGATTATTTGCCCGATAGCTTTTGTTATTCCTTGCGATCGCAACAGCCATTTACTTTAATTGAAGCTAGCCAAAGACTTAAAGATACATTTGGGGTAAGCTCTTTAGAAGGAATGGGTTGTGCCAATATACCGTTGGGGGTTCGGGCTGCGGGTGGCTTATTAGAGTATGTCGAAGATACGCAAAAAGCTTATCAAGTGACCTTGCAACCTCTTCGCACCTATAGCTTGGCAGACTATTTAATTTTAGATCATCAAACCCGCCGTAATTTAGAGATTACCCAAACAATTAGAGACGGAACGTTTCACGGTTCTTTACTTTGGGCATTAGATCGCACCAGTACGGCAATGGGCGGTAGAGCTTTACGCCGTTGGATACTGCAACCCTTGATTGATATTAAAGGCATTGGTGCAAGACAAGACACAATTAAAGAACTGGTAGAAAATACTTCCATGCGCCAGGATTTACGCTCAATGTTGCGTAAAATATACGATATTGAAAGATTATCGGGTAGAGTTGCTTCTGGTACGGCTAATGCACGGGATTTGCTGGCTTTATCTGAATCACTGATTAAATTAAGCGATTTATCGGCGATCGCCTCTTTTGGTTCTTCTCCTTACCTCAAAGCTCTACATAAAATTCCTCCAGAGTTGGAACAGCTAGGAGTATATGTAGTCGAGCGTTTAGTTGAATCTCCACCTCAACATCTTAAGGAGGGAGGAATTATCAAAGACGGTATTGATTCTCGACTAGATGAAATTCGTCAAAGACTAGAAGACGATAAACAATGGCTAACGAACCTGGAGGTAACAGAAAGAGAACGGGTTGGTGTAGCTAATATTAAGGTCGGCTACAACAAAACCTTTGGCTACTATATTAGTATGCCCCGTTCTAAAGCTAGCCAAGCCCCAGATAACTATCAGCGCAAACAAACTTTAACCAACGAAGAAAGATATATTACTTCGGAGTTAAAAGAGCGGGAAACCAGAATATTAACGGCAAAAGACGACTTAAATAATCTCGAATACGACATCTTTACTGAGTTAAGAGCCACTGTAGCGGAAAAAGCTCAAGAAATCCGCAGTATCTCCAAAGCGGTAGCTGCGGTTGATGTTTTGGCAGGTTTGGCTGAAGTTGCTGTCTATCAAAACTATTGCTGTCCCCAAATGGTGACAGGACGAGAGATTAATATTTTAGAAGGTAGACATCCCGTTGTCGAGCAATCTCTTGGAGAAGGCTTTTTTGTCCCTAATTCGGTTCAAATGGGAAATCCTCTTCAGCCCACCTCAGAAAAGGATCTAAATCCCCCCCAACCCCCCCTTATTAAGGGGGGTACATATCCAGATTTAATTATTTTGACGGGACCAAATGCCAGTGGTAAAAGCTGCTATATAAGACAAATCGGTCTAATTCAGCTAATTGCCCAAATCGGTAGTTATGTTCCCGCTACGGAGGCTAAATTAGCAATATGCGATCGCATTTTTACTCGTGTTGGTGCAGTAGACGATCTCGCCACAGGACAATCTACCTTTATGGTAGAGATGAACGAAACTGCTAATATTCTTAATCACGCAACCCCTAAATCTTTAATTTTGCTCGATGAAATCGGCAGAGGTACAGCTACCTTTGACGGACTTTCTATTGCTTGGGCGGTAGCGGAATACTTGGCAACAGATATCCAGGGAAGAACGATATTTGCAACTCACTATCATGAGTTAAACGAATTGGCTTCTATTTTGACTAACGTGGCTAACTATCAAGTAACGGTCAAAGAAATGGCTGATAAGATTATCTTTCTCCATCAGGTGTGTGCAGGTGGTGCTAGTAAATCTTACGGTATTGAAGCAGGTAGATTAGCAGGTTTACCCGCTTCGGTAATTAGCAGAGCTAGACAAGTTATGGGTCAAATCGAGAAGCATAGCAAAATTGCTTTAGGTTTACGTAAAGGCATTGAGCAGATACAACCTAAAAAAAATGATGATGGCAAGACAATGGAACAGCTAGATATCTTTGAAGATTAA